A window of Nocardiopsis sp. Huas11 genomic DNA:
CGGCCGACAGGCGCCCGAGCGTGTCGTGGGCGTGCACCTCAACGGCCCGGGCCCCCTGCCCATGGAGGAGGTCTCCGAGGAGGAGCGCGCCTCGCTCACCGGCGTGGAGCGCGACCGGCTCGACCGCATCGCGGCGTTCATGCAGGAGGAGTTCGGCTACATCGCGATCCAGTCCACCCGCCCCCAGACCCTCGGCTACGGCCTCACCGACTCCCCGGTGGCCCAACTGGCCTGGATCATGGACAAGTTCCGCGAGTGGACCCACCCGCGCCCCACGCTCCCCGAGCAGCTCATCGACCGGGACCGCCTGCTCACCAACGTGATGCTGTACTGGCTCACCGGCACGGGTTCCTCCGCGGCCTACGTCGGCTACGCCCAGGACACGGCCTGGGGCGCGGCCCCGGCGAAGTCCGCGGTGCCCACCGCGGGGATCGTCTTCGCCCACGACGTGTCGATCCGCCGCTACTGCGAGCACGAGCACACCATCGTGCGGTGGACCGAGGCGACGGACCGGGGCGGCCACTTCGCCGCGCTGGAGGAGCCGGACCTGCTCCTGGCGGACGTGCGCGCGTTCTTCGCCGACCTGCGCTAGGGATTCGGACCGGTCGGAGCCGTCGCCACGGGCGGCCCCGACCGGGCCTCAGCCGCGGTCGTCGAGGTCGGGGACCAGCACGCTCAGGCAGGTCACGCACGCCTCCAGCTTCTCGAACTCGGAGATGTCCACCGGCAGGACCCGCC
This region includes:
- a CDS encoding epoxide hydrolase family protein — protein: MTMTNSENTSVHPFRVEIPEAQLKDLHSRLDAARWPAPLPGDGWDTGVPVSWLRELADHWRHGYDWRAAEAELNSFPQFTTEIDGQNIHFLHVRSPEPGALPLVLTHGWPGSVVEFLDLIGPLTDPRSHGGDPAQAFHVVVPSLPGFGFSGPVTDAGWTIERVARAWAELMDRLGYERFGVQGGDIGAAVSPEVGRQAPERVVGVHLNGPGPLPMEEVSEEERASLTGVERDRLDRIAAFMQEEFGYIAIQSTRPQTLGYGLTDSPVAQLAWIMDKFREWTHPRPTLPEQLIDRDRLLTNVMLYWLTGTGSSAAYVGYAQDTAWGAAPAKSAVPTAGIVFAHDVSIRRYCEHEHTIVRWTEATDRGGHFAALEEPDLLLADVRAFFADLR